Proteins from a genomic interval of Cryomorphaceae bacterium:
- a CDS encoding glutathione peroxidase, translating into MKKLTHTFTALMLVLAGCVGAQDKTMEPTDFYDLTVMDIYGEEMKMEQFKGKYVLLVNVASKCGFTKQYAPLQELAEKFPDNLVVIGFPSNQFMKQEPGTEEEIIQFCEKNYGVTFPMTSKIDVKGKDQHPVYQWLTNKELNGVASETVGWNFNKFLVSPEGKWLAYFGSRTDPMDNDITSLIK; encoded by the coding sequence ATGAAAAAACTCACACACACTTTTACCGCGCTCATGCTTGTGCTGGCAGGTTGCGTAGGCGCTCAGGACAAAACCATGGAACCCACGGACTTTTACGATCTCACAGTAATGGATATTTACGGTGAGGAAATGAAAATGGAGCAATTCAAGGGTAAGTACGTACTACTCGTAAATGTGGCCTCCAAATGTGGATTTACCAAGCAGTACGCTCCATTGCAGGAACTGGCAGAGAAGTTCCCGGATAATCTCGTTGTGATTGGTTTTCCTAGTAATCAGTTCATGAAGCAGGAGCCGGGCACCGAGGAGGAAATTATTCAGTTTTGCGAGAAAAACTACGGCGTAACCTTTCCGATGACCTCTAAAATTGACGTCAAAGGGAAAGATCAACACCCGGTGTATCAGTGGCTCACCAACAAAGAGCTCAACGGTGTAGCCAGCGAAACGGTAGGGTGGAATTTCAACAAGTTCCTGGTCTCTCCAGAAGGCAAGTGGCTGGCTTACTTCGGCTCACGTACTGACCCAATGGATAACGACATCACCTCTCTTATTAAGTAA
- a CDS encoding DUF1573 domain-containing protein codes for MTGAYSGDSSAPKPSSSAASAAASKAERTATTTSPVTEEAYTGPITVINFAQPMHDFGAIKQDTENAHTFTFTNTGTEPLIIENAKGSCGCTVPKYPKEPIPPGGTGEIDIVYKPGKQKNKQTKTVTITANTEPRTTTLTISANVEEV; via the coding sequence ATGACTGGCGCCTATTCAGGTGATTCAAGTGCACCCAAACCTTCTTCGAGCGCTGCAAGTGCAGCAGCCAGCAAAGCAGAGCGCACTGCAACAACAACGTCGCCTGTTACTGAGGAAGCCTACACCGGCCCGATTACAGTGATAAATTTTGCGCAGCCCATGCACGACTTTGGTGCTATCAAGCAAGACACTGAGAACGCTCACACCTTTACCTTTACCAACACAGGTACAGAGCCGTTAATTATTGAGAATGCGAAAGGTTCATGTGGCTGCACCGTGCCTAAGTATCCCAAAGAGCCTATTCCTCCCGGTGGAACCGGAGAAATTGACATCGTGTACAAGCCCGGTAAGCAGAAAAACAAGCAGACTAAAACTGTTACAATTACCGCTAACACCGAGCCCCGCACTACCACTCTTACCATCAGCGCGAACGTTGAGGAAGTGTAA
- a CDS encoding T9SS C-terminal target domain-containing protein produces MYRTFAALVLLSLPLGLLADPGVSTSISVCIQHNPFQLIDALQGNPSPGGSWVDPSGIEVPDGTFVPGTSEGGIYTYTVDVGAGPESSTVEITMINCPGPPANDNCWDAQFINPANGIPFTTFGATTDGLPHFGEENCEVNGEAQIENDVWYIYAATCDGQATVSTVGGTTLNTKIAVYNFNCIPTTNDLLACNDNFGSSLQSSVSWPIVNNGVYAIRIGESPGPGSGNGTFNLIQSCGGEDPPANDLCSDAEFVTPSAAIPFSTLGASTDGPSHEGDFTCFLWDDDQFPNDIWYSYTASCDGLASVSTLGGTTLDTRIAVYLGGCPEDLSTLIDCNDDFQGFGQSIVNWDVEQGQEYTIRIGNSPFSNGGAGTFSLEEVCGQEPPPNDACEGAEVITPSFGIPFNTFTATTTGPSHFGDQTCTFFGGNQIDKDVWYSYTASCDGQAEFSTLNGTFLDTRIAVYAAYCPENMINVVACNDDVSGSLQSAVTWDVLEGETYYLRLGEFPGSGGGSGTFNLVETCMEDNCVMPVVGYQTMCTGIDDFDGFFVSATVVNIGNNPPYELVVNGTDSTVFVDVPGIYTFGPFPNNSQVSLSLQSLSNAACISGSPFLSADCYPQNFNVGCLDIDQVFSNQWNSFTLEFSSTWGEPLEGGNCSFDQVHNDLWYFFTAPCTGEATWTNCALSTFNTRMVVFEGTCENDDLTVLACSDEADCNDLSASVTFPTFQGSTYVLRLGSTSDAEFGIGVFMIEQEETVVSAGSDTTVFVCQSNTGSIVMPGLLDGETSGGIWTDDDDTGALLGNVLFLNSLQAPGVYQFTYTVSGPCNEDQATVTIEYDFCDGFASVIPEPELSYSIFPNPATDVFRLFIPRTLDQLQVVVIDVSGREVFRMQEPANEGTNWEIDLPTGLNTGLYFVRVVEPATGKEQTLKLVLRK; encoded by the coding sequence ATGTATCGAACCTTTGCCGCCCTCGTTCTTTTGTCATTACCCCTTGGGTTACTGGCTGATCCCGGTGTGAGCACTTCCATCAGTGTCTGCATCCAACATAATCCTTTTCAACTTATTGATGCCCTGCAGGGCAATCCCAGCCCAGGTGGTTCTTGGGTTGACCCCTCAGGAATAGAAGTGCCCGATGGTACTTTCGTGCCCGGAACAAGTGAGGGTGGAATCTACACCTACACGGTTGACGTGGGCGCAGGCCCCGAATCTTCAACCGTAGAAATCACCATGATAAATTGCCCCGGGCCACCGGCCAATGACAACTGTTGGGATGCTCAGTTTATCAATCCTGCCAACGGTATTCCTTTTACCACATTTGGCGCAACAACGGACGGACTTCCACATTTCGGTGAAGAAAATTGTGAGGTAAACGGAGAAGCCCAGATTGAGAATGACGTGTGGTACATTTATGCCGCCACTTGCGACGGGCAGGCAACGGTCTCAACCGTAGGAGGCACCACGCTCAATACTAAGATTGCGGTTTACAATTTCAATTGTATTCCCACTACCAATGACCTGCTTGCTTGTAACGATAACTTTGGTAGCTCCTTGCAAAGCTCTGTGAGTTGGCCTATTGTTAACAATGGTGTGTACGCCATTCGTATCGGTGAATCTCCCGGCCCGGGAAGCGGAAACGGAACTTTCAACCTGATTCAATCTTGCGGCGGAGAAGATCCGCCTGCAAATGATTTGTGTTCAGATGCTGAGTTTGTTACGCCATCAGCGGCAATTCCTTTCAGTACCCTGGGTGCATCAACCGATGGCCCGAGCCACGAAGGAGACTTTACCTGCTTTTTGTGGGATGATGATCAGTTCCCCAATGATATTTGGTATTCATATACCGCCTCCTGTGACGGATTGGCATCCGTGAGCACACTAGGAGGAACCACCTTAGACACACGCATTGCGGTGTACCTTGGAGGCTGCCCGGAAGATCTGTCAACCCTCATTGATTGCAATGATGATTTCCAGGGTTTTGGGCAGAGCATTGTGAACTGGGATGTGGAACAAGGGCAGGAGTACACCATACGAATCGGAAACAGTCCTTTTAGCAACGGTGGAGCAGGTACCTTTTCTTTGGAAGAAGTTTGTGGTCAGGAACCCCCGCCTAATGATGCCTGCGAAGGGGCTGAGGTGATTACACCATCTTTCGGAATCCCTTTCAATACCTTTACTGCTACCACTACAGGCCCCTCTCACTTTGGAGACCAGACATGTACATTCTTTGGAGGCAATCAAATAGATAAAGACGTTTGGTACAGCTATACGGCTTCTTGCGATGGACAGGCTGAATTTTCAACGTTAAACGGCACTTTTCTCGATACCCGCATTGCTGTATATGCTGCCTATTGTCCTGAAAACATGATTAACGTCGTAGCCTGCAATGACGATGTTAGTGGTAGCCTTCAATCTGCTGTTACCTGGGATGTGCTGGAGGGAGAGACGTACTACCTGCGTCTTGGTGAATTTCCGGGTTCAGGAGGGGGCTCCGGAACTTTCAACCTGGTTGAAACATGTATGGAAGATAACTGCGTGATGCCCGTGGTCGGCTATCAAACGATGTGTACCGGAATTGACGATTTTGACGGGTTTTTTGTAAGCGCCACTGTTGTAAACATAGGTAATAACCCTCCGTATGAACTTGTGGTTAACGGCACTGACTCAACTGTTTTTGTGGATGTTCCCGGGATATATACCTTCGGGCCCTTTCCCAACAACAGCCAGGTGTCCCTATCCTTGCAATCCCTTTCAAATGCGGCTTGCATAAGCGGATCGCCTTTTCTTTCAGCTGATTGCTACCCGCAAAACTTCAATGTGGGTTGCCTTGATATTGATCAGGTGTTCAGCAATCAATGGAATTCATTTACTCTTGAGTTCTCTTCTACATGGGGCGAGCCTCTTGAAGGCGGTAATTGTAGCTTCGATCAGGTGCACAACGACCTGTGGTATTTCTTTACAGCTCCCTGTACCGGAGAGGCCACCTGGACCAATTGCGCTTTGAGTACCTTCAACACAAGGATGGTAGTGTTTGAGGGTACCTGCGAAAACGACGATTTGACCGTACTGGCATGTAGCGATGAGGCGGATTGTAATGACCTGTCAGCTTCGGTGACTTTCCCCACCTTTCAAGGCTCCACGTACGTTTTGCGGCTTGGTAGCACAAGTGATGCGGAATTCGGGATTGGGGTGTTTATGATTGAGCAAGAGGAAACCGTCGTTAGTGCTGGAAGCGATACAACCGTCTTCGTTTGCCAAAGCAATACAGGCTCTATTGTGATGCCTGGCCTACTGGATGGTGAAACCTCCGGAGGTATATGGACGGATGATGATGATACCGGGGCACTACTTGGCAACGTGTTGTTTCTGAACTCACTTCAAGCTCCGGGAGTGTATCAGTTTACCTACACTGTTTCCGGGCCGTGCAATGAGGATCAAGCGACTGTGACCATTGAATACGACTTCTGTGATGGCTTTGCTTCTGTGATTCCGGAGCCGGAGCTGAGTTATTCCATTTTCCCGAACCCGGCTACTGACGTTTTCAGGCTCTTTATTCCGCGTACACTCGATCAATTGCAGGTTGTTGTAATTGACGTCAGCGGTAGAGAGGTTTTTAGAATGCAGGAACCTGCCAATGAGGGAACCAACTGGGAGATTGATTTGCCAACCGGGCTCAATACCGGATTGTATTTTGTTCGGGTAGTGGAGCCTGCAACCGGCAAAGAACAAACCCTTAAACTCGTATTGAGAAAATAA
- a CDS encoding T9SS C-terminal target domain-containing protein, giving the protein MLQKSPLFFVSLRKSILNAFFQPFKFPLMTFARISALAMAATLFFIAPIAQGQLLTDGTPVSFRQGLDVFDNDLLVYEVPALDMNAVAAEDELRESKGELPFDGRKIELRLSHENAGEWFTLPNGDMVWKLRIASPGAIATELYFSDFYLPDGAELFFYSPDQTVIEGGYTSVFNTQSGSFATNLMASDEIILEYYEPVSAAGKGRLVIEALGHQYRDLAASARSSDPCQVDINCPEGDDWQDQKRGVVRMRITEGGGTFWCSGVLMNNTALDCTPYILTAFHCISGVVNSQADQDQLRFWFNYERPECDEGNAPLTNIMMGGSIVARGHQNMSLGSDFALIELGNDVPEAYNAYYNGWNTQSTTIFGGGVGIHHPSSDVKKISTSTNNYITSSWGGGSNQGYWRVIWTGTESGHGVTEGGSSGSPLYDGNGLVVGTLAGGSSFCNEVQSGGQNQPDWYGKVSYHWDQNPGNATIHLKTKLDPLNTGQSVLVGTYAPCSQVSSVEETELEMASQFKLFPNPTSGIFNVDLGDYHREVHEVIVRNLVGVIVARMPANENLLQLDLSGVASGLYLVTFEFVSGKSTSQRVARH; this is encoded by the coding sequence ATGTTACAAAAAAGTCCTCTGTTTTTCGTATCTTTGCGAAAGAGCATTTTGAATGCATTTTTTCAACCGTTTAAATTTCCATTAATGACATTTGCAAGAATATCTGCTTTGGCCATGGCAGCCACCTTATTTTTTATTGCCCCAATTGCCCAAGGTCAACTTTTAACAGATGGTACGCCGGTGAGTTTTCGCCAGGGCCTTGACGTTTTTGATAACGACCTACTGGTATACGAAGTTCCCGCTCTTGACATGAACGCTGTAGCCGCTGAAGATGAGTTGCGCGAGAGCAAAGGGGAATTGCCTTTTGACGGTAGAAAAATTGAATTGAGATTGTCGCATGAGAATGCGGGTGAGTGGTTTACACTTCCCAATGGTGATATGGTATGGAAGCTCCGCATTGCCTCTCCGGGAGCTATTGCTACAGAGTTGTACTTCAGTGACTTTTATCTGCCGGATGGTGCAGAGCTCTTTTTCTACAGCCCGGATCAAACCGTGATAGAAGGAGGATATACCTCTGTTTTTAATACTCAATCGGGATCATTTGCCACCAATTTAATGGCCAGTGATGAGATCATTCTTGAGTACTACGAGCCTGTATCGGCTGCCGGTAAAGGGCGTTTGGTTATTGAAGCACTTGGGCATCAATATCGCGATCTGGCTGCCAGCGCCCGTAGTTCAGATCCCTGCCAGGTTGACATAAACTGCCCCGAAGGCGACGATTGGCAAGACCAGAAACGCGGTGTGGTGCGTATGCGCATTACCGAAGGTGGAGGGACGTTTTGGTGCTCAGGGGTTTTAATGAACAACACAGCGTTGGATTGCACCCCGTACATTCTCACAGCTTTTCACTGTATCAGCGGGGTGGTCAACAGTCAGGCAGATCAGGATCAATTGCGTTTTTGGTTCAATTATGAGCGTCCGGAGTGTGACGAAGGAAACGCACCTCTTACCAACATTATGATGGGCGGTAGCATCGTTGCCCGCGGCCATCAAAATATGTCACTTGGTTCGGACTTTGCGTTAATTGAACTCGGAAACGACGTGCCGGAGGCCTACAACGCTTATTACAACGGTTGGAACACGCAGTCAACCACCATATTTGGAGGTGGAGTTGGGATTCATCACCCCTCAAGCGATGTCAAGAAGATTTCCACCTCAACCAACAACTACATCACATCCTCCTGGGGAGGTGGTAGCAACCAGGGATACTGGCGGGTGATTTGGACCGGAACGGAATCTGGTCATGGTGTAACCGAAGGAGGTTCGTCCGGCTCACCGCTTTATGACGGTAACGGATTGGTTGTGGGTACGCTGGCCGGTGGAAGTTCATTCTGCAATGAAGTGCAGTCAGGAGGGCAGAACCAGCCCGACTGGTACGGTAAAGTTTCCTACCACTGGGATCAAAACCCCGGCAACGCTACCATTCACCTAAAGACGAAATTAGATCCGCTCAATACAGGCCAGTCGGTACTCGTTGGAACTTATGCTCCATGCAGCCAGGTGAGTAGTGTAGAAGAAACGGAACTAGAAATGGCCAGCCAATTCAAGTTGTTCCCCAATCCTACATCGGGCATTTTTAATGTGGATTTGGGCGATTACCACCGCGAAGTGCACGAAGTAATTGTTCGGAACCTGGTAGGTGTAATTGTAGCGCGCATGCCCGCCAACGAAAATCTGCTGCAACTCGATCTTTCTGGTGTTGCATCAGGCTTGTACCTCGTTACTTTTGAATTTGTTAGCGGTAAATCAACGAGCCAGCGAGTAGCAAGGCACTAA
- a CDS encoding shikimate dehydrogenase: protein MRVYGLIGYPLHHSFSKTYFAAKFEREGIKDAVYRNFEIEDIRDFTSLLESNRALCGLNVTIPYKRAVIPFLDGLDPHAETIGAVNTIHFSDGRKTGYNTDWIGFRQSLEPYLKPYHDKALILGSGGASLAVQYALKQMRIDFLVVSRSLGTHHLSYSDLSKDLLKDHRLILNTTPLGTTPNVESMPPITLEGIGSKHLVFDLIYNPPQTRFMIESEKLGAQTLNGYQMLVAQAEAAWDIWLHGYQP, encoded by the coding sequence ATGAGGGTATACGGGCTCATAGGCTACCCGCTGCACCATTCGTTCTCCAAAACTTATTTCGCGGCAAAATTTGAGCGTGAAGGCATAAAAGATGCCGTTTACAGGAATTTTGAGATAGAAGATATCCGGGATTTCACATCATTGCTTGAGTCCAATAGAGCGTTATGTGGACTGAATGTTACGATACCATACAAACGAGCAGTCATTCCATTTCTCGACGGGCTCGATCCTCATGCTGAGACCATAGGTGCTGTAAACACCATCCACTTTTCAGACGGGAGAAAAACCGGATACAACACTGATTGGATCGGGTTTCGGCAAAGTTTGGAGCCTTATTTAAAACCTTATCACGACAAAGCCCTTATTTTGGGCAGCGGTGGTGCGTCTCTGGCTGTTCAGTATGCTTTGAAACAGATGCGCATTGATTTTCTGGTCGTGTCACGGAGCCTGGGCACCCACCACCTATCCTATTCGGACCTCAGCAAAGATTTGTTGAAAGACCACAGGCTTATTCTGAATACCACGCCACTGGGAACAACACCCAATGTTGAAAGCATGCCCCCCATCACTCTTGAAGGCATCGGAAGCAAACATCTTGTTTTCGACTTGATATACAACCCTCCTCAAACCCGGTTCATGATAGAATCTGAAAAACTTGGCGCCCAAACCTTGAACGGATACCAAATGTTGGTTGCACAGGCCGAGGCTGCGTGGGACATATGGCTACATGGTTACCAACCCTAA
- a CDS encoding S41 family peptidase: MKNILSLILFAATLISAQAQPARDLGPVEKFNALMFHIQRSYVDEVDADKLVEAAIEALLEELDPHSMYISAEEIREMNEPLEGNFEGIGVQFNIMRDTIVVVSPIAGGPSEKLGILSGDRIVQIEGENVAGVGIKNRDVMRLLKGKKGTQVKVGIRRKSTPEILDFTITRDKIPIYSVDAHYMAAPEIGYIKVNRFAATTMDEFRKALKELNEQGMQDLILDLQGNGGGLLKAAVEMADEFLEGQKMIVYTEGRAYPRRDTKARVNGNFEKGRLVILIDEGSASASEIVSGAVQDWDRGLIIGRRSFGKGLVQRPIELPDSSVVRLTVQRYYTPSGRSIQKPYTEGVKAYKSEKFERFFKGELTSADSINLPDSLKYYTSRNRLVYGGGGIMPDIFVPLDTTAFSDFNTALIRKGAFNQFSLDYTEKHRKSLLKKFPTVSDFIEGFEMQESIIDEFFSFAEKEGVEFNEEEYNRSKYLIDNRLKALIARNLWNTSAYYQVYNPFWPIYQRAIDVLEGDAYNAVNLADY; encoded by the coding sequence ATGAAAAATATTCTTTCCCTTATTTTATTCGCAGCAACATTGATTTCTGCGCAAGCCCAACCCGCGCGTGATCTCGGGCCTGTAGAGAAGTTCAATGCGCTGATGTTTCACATTCAAAGATCTTATGTTGATGAAGTGGATGCGGACAAACTTGTTGAAGCAGCCATAGAGGCACTGCTCGAAGAGCTGGATCCACACTCGATGTATATTTCTGCTGAGGAAATCAGGGAAATGAATGAACCGCTGGAAGGTAATTTTGAAGGCATTGGCGTGCAATTCAACATTATGCGAGACACCATCGTGGTTGTTTCGCCCATAGCAGGCGGACCTTCAGAGAAACTTGGAATTCTAAGTGGCGACCGGATCGTACAGATTGAAGGTGAAAACGTGGCCGGAGTGGGCATTAAAAACCGTGATGTGATGCGTTTACTGAAAGGCAAAAAAGGCACCCAGGTTAAAGTGGGGATTCGCAGAAAAAGCACTCCGGAGATTCTTGACTTCACCATTACCCGCGACAAAATTCCTATTTACAGTGTGGATGCCCACTACATGGCCGCGCCGGAAATCGGATACATCAAGGTTAACCGATTTGCGGCTACCACCATGGATGAGTTTAGAAAAGCGCTCAAGGAATTGAACGAGCAAGGAATGCAGGACCTGATTCTCGACTTGCAAGGCAACGGCGGCGGCTTGCTCAAAGCGGCTGTTGAAATGGCTGACGAGTTTCTGGAAGGCCAAAAAATGATTGTTTACACCGAAGGAAGAGCCTATCCGCGACGAGATACCAAAGCGCGGGTGAATGGAAATTTTGAGAAAGGCCGCCTGGTCATTTTGATTGACGAAGGCTCAGCGTCAGCCAGTGAGATTGTTTCGGGAGCTGTACAGGATTGGGATCGCGGATTGATTATTGGCCGACGGTCTTTTGGAAAAGGTCTCGTTCAAAGACCCATTGAACTACCTGATAGCTCCGTGGTTCGTCTTACGGTTCAGCGCTACTACACCCCTTCGGGCCGGAGTATTCAAAAACCCTATACAGAAGGTGTTAAAGCATACAAAAGCGAAAAGTTCGAGCGCTTCTTTAAAGGGGAACTCACCAGTGCCGATAGCATCAATTTACCGGACTCGTTGAAGTACTACACCAGCAGAAACCGCTTGGTTTACGGTGGAGGAGGTATCATGCCGGATATATTTGTACCGCTCGACACAACTGCTTTCAGCGATTTCAATACAGCACTCATCAGAAAGGGTGCCTTCAATCAATTCAGCCTTGATTATACCGAAAAGCACAGAAAAAGCCTGCTCAAAAAGTTCCCAACTGTTTCTGACTTCATTGAGGGCTTCGAGATGCAAGAAAGCATCATTGACGAGTTTTTCTCTTTTGCCGAAAAAGAAGGGGTGGAATTCAATGAAGAGGAGTACAACAGGTCTAAATACCTAATTGACAACAGGCTCAAAGCTCTTATAGCACGAAACCTTTGGAATACCAGTGCATACTACCAGGTGTACAATCCTTTTTGGCCCATCTACCAACGGGCCATTGATGTGCTTGAAGGTGACGCATACAACGCTGTGAACCTCGCTGATTATTAA
- a CDS encoding peptidase S41 produces the protein MVLFILSQNNKRLLPVILGIACFTIVSCEKLWMGSDPADEPLENFEAFWKTMDEKYAFFTFKNIDWQAVYNEYRPEITDDMSNLQLFNVLRDMIYKLNDGHTTLSTPFNVARNNSWYLSSPPNYNYDVIERHYLGENHLIIGPLLATVIDSVGYVHYRSFSSPVGEGNLNTLLSAMRNTRAMIIDVRNNPGGETRFAERVAARFTEERALTQYWLYKNGPGHDDFSQPEERYLEPYDGTRYNKPVAVLTNRRSYSAANDFVLIMKALPNVTLVGDTTGGGGGFPFNAELPNGWQYRFSSSMTLAPDGFNVEHGIPPDVQQDMDPADEANGVDTIIEKALELLNQ, from the coding sequence ATGGTACTTTTCATTTTGAGCCAAAATAACAAAAGACTTCTGCCCGTGATTCTGGGCATAGCGTGTTTCACAATAGTAAGTTGCGAAAAGCTGTGGATGGGTTCGGATCCTGCCGACGAACCACTTGAAAACTTCGAGGCGTTCTGGAAGACCATGGATGAGAAATACGCATTCTTCACTTTTAAAAACATTGATTGGCAGGCCGTTTACAACGAGTACAGGCCAGAGATCACCGATGACATGTCTAACCTGCAACTATTTAACGTGTTGCGAGACATGATATACAAGCTGAACGATGGCCACACTACCCTGAGCACGCCTTTTAACGTTGCTAGAAACAACAGCTGGTACCTAAGTTCTCCTCCCAACTACAATTACGACGTGATTGAGAGGCATTATCTGGGCGAAAATCACCTTATCATCGGACCGCTTCTGGCCACCGTCATAGATTCGGTTGGCTACGTTCACTACCGCAGTTTTTCGTCGCCTGTTGGTGAGGGTAATCTGAACACTCTGCTCTCAGCGATGCGCAATACGAGGGCGATGATTATAGATGTGAGAAACAACCCGGGTGGCGAAACGCGCTTCGCCGAGCGCGTCGCGGCACGCTTTACCGAGGAGAGAGCTCTAACCCAGTACTGGCTGTACAAGAACGGCCCGGGTCACGATGATTTCAGCCAACCCGAAGAGCGTTACCTGGAGCCTTACGATGGCACGAGATACAACAAACCCGTGGCAGTACTAACCAATAGGCGCAGCTATAGCGCAGCCAATGATTTTGTACTGATCATGAAAGCACTACCGAATGTTACGTTGGTTGGCGACACAACTGGTGGCGGTGGCGGTTTTCCTTTTAACGCCGAGTTGCCCAATGGTTGGCAATATCGTTTTTCCTCGTCGATGACGCTCGCTCCGGACGGTTTTAACGTAGAGCATGGAATTCCGCCGGATGTTCAGCAGGACATGGATCCTGCCGATGAGGCAAACGGTGTGGACACCATCATAGAAAAAGCCCTTGAGCTTCTTAATCAGTAG